A genomic window from Fusarium oxysporum Fo47 chromosome VIII, complete sequence includes:
- a CDS encoding tRNA-splicing endonuclease subunit Sen15 — protein MDPSSDPVSNVTSAVVYNLQYQHDWVSLKVHETTAQRPLIRGLPPKRLYTHPDDQIAALERERATGEPLDQTPELEWVLAVHPEEKWCIKRFSEIFDSIERNGPREKRLVLAIVHNDSTVVYYLMHEGMVKPRQN, from the coding sequence ATGGATCCCTCAAGTGACCCGGTTTCAAACGTCACTTCAGCAGTTGTATACAACCTGCAATATCAGCATGATTGGGTCTCCCTCAAAGTCCATGAAACGACAGCTCAGCGACCTCTGATCAGAGGGTTGCCGCCGAAACGGCTCTACACCCACCCTGATGACCAGATCGCTGCTCTGGAACGTGAGAGGGCCACCGGAGAGCCTCTGGATCAGACCCCAGAGCTCGAGTGGGTGTTGGCAGTGCATCCCGAAGAGAAATGGTGTATCAAGAGATTCTCCGAGATATTTGACTCCATCGAGCGCAATGGCCCGCGAGAGAAGAGGCTTGTTCTGGCCATCGTGCATAACGATTCCACGGTTGTCTACTATCTAATGCATGAGGGCATGGTCAAGCCTCGACAAAACTAA
- a CDS encoding chaperonin 10-like protein, protein MSLPSTMKAVVFDGLYKISVQDRPVPQIRDERDIIIKVYAAGLCGSELHIYRGHQPSDTGFIMGHEFTGTVVQIGSAVKTINIGDKVVAPFTASCGNCFFCNNGCSARCVESQLFGCETLDGGQAEYVRIPMADGTAVKAPGTISDQALLLMADIFPTGFYGVKSAAELIPSQNIQDATLVVIGCGPVGLCAILAATHFKPRHLFAIDSVDSRLEQARKLGAEPLNFETDRTGLEARIKEVTEGRGADMVVEVVGQPPALRTAFDIVRPFGAISSIGVHNKEIPWTGDDAYTKNIRVQMGRCPVRSVFDEALKLLEQKQDQIGFLFDHIMPLAQAPEGYTLFEQRKTQKVVFTL, encoded by the exons ATGTCTTTGCCATCAACCATGAAGGCCGTGGTTTTCGATGGTCTGTATAAAATATCAGTGCAGGATAGGCCAGTGCCTCAGA TTCGAGATGAGAGGGATATCATTATCAAAGTTTATGCCGCTGGCTTGTGTGGATC GGAACTTCACATCTACCGTGGTCATCAGCCTTCAGATACTGGCTTCATCATGGGCCACGAGTTCACCGGAACGGTCGTCCAAATTGGGTCAGCTGTAAAGACAATCAACATCGGTGACAAGGTCGTTGCTCCCTTTACAGCTTCCTG CGGCAACTGTTTCTTCTGCAACAATGGTTGCTCAGCCCGTTGCGTTGAAAGCCAGTTGTTCGGCTGTGAAACTCTTGACGGAGGACAAGCCGAGTACGTTCGGATTCCCATGGCCGATGGAACTGCCGTCAAGGCCCCCGGGACTATCTCAGACCAGGCTCTCCTTCTCATGGCAGACATCTTTCCCACCGGATTCTATGGTGTAAAGAGCGCCGCAGAATTGATCCCTTCCCAGAACATTCAAGATGCCACACTAGTCGTCATAGGTTGTGGCCCTGTTGGGCTTTGTGCTATCCTAGCAGCCACCCATTTCAAGCCTCGCCACCTCTTTGCCATCGATAGTGTCGACAGTCGCCTGGAGCAAGCTCGAAAACTGGGTGCAGAGCCCCTGAATTTTGAGACAGATAGAACAGGGCTGGAAGCTAGAATAAAGGAGGTGACGGAAGGACGAGGCGCAGATAtggttgttgaagttgttggCCAGCCCCCAGCTTTGAGGACTGCATTCGATATCGTGCGACCTTTTGGTGCTATTAGTAGCATTGGTGTCCACAACAAGGAG ATTCCGTGGACGGGCGACGATGCGTATAC AAAAAACATTCGAGTGCAGATGGGTCGCTGCCCAGTCCGCAGCGTCTTTGACGAAGCCCTCAAGTTGCTGGAGCAGAAGCAAGACCAGATTGG CTTCTTGTTCGACCACATCATGCCGCTCGCACAGGCTCCAGAAGGATACACTCTCTTTGAGCAGCGTAAGACGCAGAAAGTAGTATTCACATTGTAA
- a CDS encoding mitochondrial carrier domain-containing protein gives MAAQSKPEISPWGRAVAGATGAVLANALVYPLDIVKTRLQVQVKPDPSKGPSSSDEPHYTSTWDAISRIVADDGIKGLYAGMNGSLIGVASTNFAYFYWYTIVRTLYFKSRKTDVHPSTVVELALGAVAGAIAQVFTIPVAVVTTRQQTASKSDRKGLIDTAREVIDGPDGVSGLWRGLKASLVLVVNPAITYGAYERLKDVLYPGKTNLRPAEAFLLGAMSKALATLATQPLIVAKVGLQSKPPPARNGKPFTSFVEVMKFIIEHEGVLGLFKGIGPQILKGLIVQGILMTTKERVELMFVLLIRYIKSIRLQKLSKTAEKTAAAAAAHSVAAKPVTTA, from the exons ATGGCTGCGCAATCAAAGCCTGAGATCTCCCCCTGGGGCCGCGCTGTCGCTGGAGCTACGGGTGCTGTTCTTGCGAACGCGTTGGTCTACCCCCTTGATAT TGTCAAGACTCGTCTTCAAGTTCAAGTCAAGCCCGATCCTTCCAAAGGCCCTTCCTCGTCCGACGAACCACACTACACCTCGACATGGGATGCCATCTCACGTATTGTCGCCGATGATGGAATCAAGGGCCTCTATGCTGGCATGAATGGCTCTCTGATTGGTGTCGCCTCAACCAACTTTGCCTACTTCTACTGGTACACCATTGTCAGGACCCTATATTTCAAGTCTCGCAAGACAGACGTGCACCCGTCTACCGTGGTCGAACTCGCTTTGGGTGCTGTCGCCGGAGCCATTGCCCAGGTCTTTACCATtcctgttgctgttgttACCACGCGCCAGCAGACGGCAAGCAAAAGCGACCGCAAAGGTCTCATAGACACCGCTCGTGAGGTCATTGATGGCCCAGATGGTGTTTCAGGTCTCTGGCGCGGTCTGAAGGCCAGTCTCGTCCTTGTTGTCAACCCTGCCATCACTTATGGCGCATACGAGCGACTAAAGGACGTCCTCTACCCTGGCAAGACCAACCTGAGACCAGCCGAAGCATTTT TACTGGGTGCCATGTCTAAGGCGCTCGCAACCCTCGCTACTCAACCCCTTATCGTGGCCAAAGTTGGTCTCCAGTCCAAGCCTCCACCGGCCCGAAATGGCAAGCCCTTCACCAGTTTTGTTGAGGTGATGAAGTTCATCATTGAGCACGAAGGTGTACTGGGTCTTTTCAAGGGTATTGGACCACAGATCTTGAAGGGGCTCATCGTCCAAGGCATCCTTATGACCACAAAGGAGAG GGTTGAGCTCATGTTCGTCCTTTTGATCCGATATATCAAGTCTATCCGCCTTCAGAAACTCAGCAAGACAGCTGAGAAGACAGCAGCTGCAGCCGCCGCACACAGCGTTGCGGCCAAACCCGTCACAACAGCATAG
- a CDS encoding ribosomal L29e protein family-domain-containing protein: MAKSKNSSQHNQSRKAHRNGIKKPKTSRYPSLKGTDPKFRRNHRHALHGNMKALKEAKEGKRETV; the protein is encoded by the exons ATGGCGA AGTCAAAGAACAGCTCCCAGCACAACCAGTCGCGCAAGGCGCACAGGAACGG tatcaagaagcccaagacttCTCGTTACCCCTCTCTCAAGGGTACCGACCCCAAGTTCCGACGAAACCACCGACATGCTCTTCACGGCAACATGAAGGCCCTG AAGGAGGCTAAGGAGGGCAAGCGCGAGACTGTCTAA